A single Agrococcus sp. ARC_14 DNA region contains:
- a CDS encoding nitroreductase/quinone reductase family protein, producing MSETVSTPPSVPPRWFIRTAWVVHRGLYAITGGRFGLARPRPGKYGMLRLHTVGRTTAAPRVAILAYYEDGQDLVLMAMNGWADAHPAWWLNLRAHPDASVDLPDGSMRVRAREAQGLERERLLAGWEPYSDGPSITEYEQLRTRRVPMIVLEPTAG from the coding sequence ATGAGCGAGACCGTCAGCACGCCGCCCAGCGTGCCACCCCGGTGGTTCATCCGCACCGCATGGGTCGTCCACCGCGGGCTGTACGCGATCACCGGTGGCCGCTTCGGCCTCGCCCGCCCTCGCCCCGGGAAGTACGGGATGTTGCGGCTGCACACCGTCGGGCGCACGACAGCGGCGCCCCGCGTCGCGATCCTCGCGTACTACGAGGACGGTCAGGACCTCGTGCTGATGGCGATGAACGGCTGGGCCGATGCGCACCCCGCCTGGTGGCTGAACCTGCGGGCGCACCCTGACGCATCCGTCGATCTGCCGGACGGCTCGATGCGCGTGCGCGCTCGCGAGGCGCAGGGCCTCGAGCGCGAGCGGCTCCTGGCTGGCTGGGAGCCTTACAGCGACGGCCCTTCGATCACCGAGTACGAGCAGCTGCGCACGCGCCGCGTGCCGATGATCGTGCTGGAGCCGACCGCGGGCTGA
- a CDS encoding PQQ-dependent sugar dehydrogenase, translating into MLQPRHRCPRAAIAAIAVGALLLAGCGTTEPNPSPSLAVTGPPATDASAPPTVQGIEPGTLEEPAVLATGLQAPWSIAVVDEQTALVSERDSARILEVSTSGETREIGQIAGLSPAGEGGLLGLAIGDGHLYAYGSTPDDNRVMRAPLSGEPGSLELGQPEEVITGIPVSGNHNGGRIAFGPDGMLYVTTGDAGAPGIAQDPESLAGKILRLEPDGSIPADNPFPGSPVYSLGHRNPQGIAWAEDGTMYATEFGQDTWDELNRIEAGANYGWPAVEGIAGVPAFVDPLQQWQPGEASPSGMAAAGGSLWIANLRGESLRQVALDDPSESVVHWQGRFGRMRDVTVGPDGALWALTNTTDGRGSPAEGGDRILTFAP; encoded by the coding sequence ATGCTGCAGCCCCGTCACCGCTGTCCCAGAGCGGCGATCGCCGCCATCGCAGTGGGTGCACTGCTGCTCGCCGGCTGCGGCACCACAGAGCCGAACCCCTCGCCGAGCCTCGCAGTGACCGGCCCGCCTGCGACGGACGCATCCGCCCCTCCGACCGTGCAGGGCATCGAGCCGGGCACGCTCGAGGAGCCAGCGGTGCTCGCCACCGGGCTGCAGGCGCCGTGGTCGATCGCGGTCGTCGACGAGCAGACAGCGCTGGTGAGCGAGCGAGACAGCGCCCGCATCCTCGAGGTGTCGACGAGCGGCGAGACGCGCGAGATCGGCCAGATCGCCGGCCTCTCGCCCGCCGGCGAGGGCGGGCTGCTCGGGCTCGCGATCGGCGACGGGCACCTCTATGCCTACGGCTCGACGCCCGACGACAACCGGGTGATGCGCGCCCCGCTCAGCGGCGAACCCGGCAGCCTCGAGCTCGGTCAGCCGGAGGAGGTCATCACGGGCATCCCCGTCTCCGGCAACCACAATGGCGGACGCATCGCATTCGGGCCCGACGGGATGCTCTACGTGACGACCGGCGATGCGGGCGCGCCCGGCATCGCGCAGGATCCCGAGAGCCTGGCAGGCAAGATCCTGCGCCTCGAGCCCGACGGCTCGATCCCCGCCGACAATCCGTTCCCCGGCTCCCCCGTCTACTCGCTCGGCCACCGCAACCCGCAGGGCATCGCGTGGGCCGAGGACGGCACGATGTACGCGACCGAGTTCGGGCAGGACACCTGGGATGAGCTCAACCGCATCGAGGCGGGAGCGAACTACGGCTGGCCTGCGGTCGAGGGCATCGCTGGCGTGCCGGCCTTCGTCGACCCGCTGCAGCAGTGGCAGCCGGGCGAGGCGAGCCCGAGCGGCATGGCGGCAGCAGGGGGCAGCCTCTGGATCGCCAACCTGCGCGGCGAGTCGCTGCGCCAGGTCGCGCTCGACGACCCGAGCGAGTCGGTCGTCCACTGGCAGGGCCGATTCGGGCGGATGCGCGATGTGACGGTCGGGCCGGATGGCGCGCTCTGGGCGCTCACGAACACGACGGACGGCCGCGGCTCACCTGCGGAGGGCGGCGACCGCATCCTGACCTTCGCGCCGTGA
- a CDS encoding aldo/keto reductase, whose product MTEPTIPTTTAHGGLTLPVLGFGTYKLKGQAGTAAIEGAIRNGYTLLDSAFNYENEGTVGAAVRASARHHAARDELIVTSKLPGRHHQHDAASATIEESVARTGLECIDLYLIHWPNPNVGKYVEAWRALIEAKERGLVSAIGVCNFLPEHLDRLQTETGVLPEVNQIELHPHFPQEEQLAYDREHGIITQAWSPLGRGGDVLAEPEVLKVAATHGATPGQVILAWGIARGVVPVPKASSEARQRENLGALDLRLRDDEVAAITALGRPDGRLSDQDPAIYEEF is encoded by the coding sequence ATGACCGAACCGACCATCCCCACCACGACTGCTCACGGCGGCCTCACCCTGCCGGTGCTCGGCTTCGGCACCTACAAGCTGAAAGGGCAGGCGGGCACAGCGGCCATCGAGGGCGCCATCAGGAATGGCTACACGCTGCTCGACTCGGCCTTCAACTATGAGAACGAGGGCACGGTCGGTGCTGCGGTGCGCGCATCCGCTCGCCACCATGCCGCGCGCGACGAGCTCATCGTCACGTCGAAGCTGCCGGGTCGCCACCACCAGCACGACGCTGCGAGCGCGACGATCGAGGAGAGCGTCGCGCGCACCGGGCTCGAGTGCATCGATCTCTATCTGATCCATTGGCCGAACCCGAACGTCGGGAAGTACGTCGAGGCCTGGCGCGCGCTCATCGAGGCGAAGGAGCGCGGCCTCGTCAGCGCGATCGGCGTCTGCAACTTCCTGCCTGAGCACCTCGACCGGCTGCAGACGGAGACGGGCGTGCTGCCGGAGGTCAACCAGATCGAGCTCCACCCGCACTTCCCGCAGGAGGAGCAGCTCGCCTACGACCGCGAGCACGGCATCATCACGCAGGCGTGGAGCCCGCTCGGGCGCGGCGGCGACGTGCTCGCCGAGCCCGAGGTGCTGAAGGTGGCGGCGACGCACGGCGCGACGCCGGGCCAGGTGATCCTCGCCTGGGGCATCGCCCGCGGGGTCGTGCCAGTGCCGAAGGCATCCTCCGAGGCTCGCCAGCGCGAGAACCTCGGCGCGCTCGACCTGCGGTTGCGCGACGACGAGGTGGCTGCGATCACCGCGCTCGGCCGCCCCGACGGCCGGCTCAGTGATCAGGATCCGGCGATCTACGAGGAGTTCTAG
- a CDS encoding isocitrate lyase/phosphoenolpyruvate mutase family protein, whose product MSERERSGPAESTQPAMVMAFRRLHEAGTFVMPNPWDVGSAVVLAQLGFPALASTSAGAAWTAGRPDNGSTLAATLSHLRALAHAVAVPVNADFEGGFAVEPELLRATVLAATGTGIAGLSIEDSTGDIDRPMHPFALAVDRIAAARAAIDDSGTGVLLTARSEGYVVGRPDLDETIRRLVAFAEAGADCLYAPRITTVAEITAIVAAVAPKPVNLLINAPFITVAEAADLGVRRISVGGTLARAAWGGWLEAAREIAAAGTFGGFRGLPDVDGMLREPAPIE is encoded by the coding sequence ATGAGCGAACGCGAGCGGTCGGGCCCGGCGGAATCGACGCAGCCGGCCATGGTGATGGCCTTCCGCCGCCTGCACGAGGCCGGCACCTTCGTGATGCCGAACCCGTGGGACGTCGGCAGCGCGGTCGTGCTGGCGCAGCTCGGCTTCCCCGCCCTGGCGTCGACGAGCGCGGGAGCGGCATGGACGGCGGGCAGGCCCGACAACGGCAGCACGCTGGCCGCGACGCTCTCGCACCTGCGAGCGCTGGCGCATGCGGTCGCGGTGCCCGTCAACGCCGACTTCGAGGGCGGCTTCGCCGTCGAGCCCGAGCTCCTGCGCGCCACGGTGCTCGCGGCGACCGGCACGGGCATCGCAGGCCTCTCCATCGAGGACTCCACCGGCGACATCGACCGGCCGATGCACCCGTTCGCGCTGGCCGTCGACCGCATCGCCGCGGCGCGGGCCGCCATCGACGACAGCGGCACGGGCGTGCTGCTGACCGCCAGGAGCGAGGGCTACGTCGTCGGACGCCCCGATCTCGACGAGACGATTCGGCGGCTGGTGGCGTTCGCCGAAGCAGGCGCCGACTGCCTGTACGCGCCGCGCATCACCACCGTCGCCGAGATCACCGCCATCGTCGCGGCGGTCGCCCCCAAGCCGGTCAACCTGCTCATCAACGCGCCCTTCATCACCGTCGCCGAGGCCGCAGACCTCGGGGTCCGCAGGATCAGCGTCGGCGGCACGCTCGCCCGCGCGGCATGGGGCGGATGGCTCGAGGCAGCCAGAGAGATCGCCGCAGCGGGGACGTTCGGCGGCTTCCGGGGTCTGCCGGACGTCGACGGGATGCTGCGCGAGCCGGCCCCGATCGAGTGA